One window from the genome of Periophthalmus magnuspinnatus isolate fPerMag1 chromosome 18, fPerMag1.2.pri, whole genome shotgun sequence encodes:
- the tmem185 gene encoding transmembrane protein 185-like — protein MNLRGLFQDFNPSKFLIYCCLLLFSVLLALRLDGLIQWSYWAVFAPIWLWKLMVIIGASVGTGVWAHNPQYRAEGETCVEFKAMLIAVGLHVLLLMFEVLVCDRVARGSYFWLLVFMPLFFVSPVSVAACVWGFRHDRSLELEVLCSVNILQFIFIALRLDRIINWPWLVVCVPLWILMSFLCLVVLYYIIWSVLFLRSIDIIAEQRRTHITMAISWMTIVVPLLTFEILLVHKLDGHNSLSYVCVFVPLWLSLLTLMATTFGQKGGNHWWFGIRKDFCHFLLELLPFLREYGNVSYDLQRSQDPETPDDLLPSRETAPKIAPMFHKKTGVVITQSPGKYFVPPPKLCIDLPD, from the exons ATGAATTTACGAGGACTTTTTCAGGACTTCAACCCCAG TAAGTTCCTGATCTACTGCTGCCTGCTCCTGTTCTCGGTGCTGTTGGCCCTGAGGTTGGATGGACTCATTCAGTGGAGTTATTGGGCTGTGTTCGCTCCCATCTGGCTCTGGAAGCTCATGGTGATCATCGGAGCGTCTGTGGGGACCGGAGTGTGGGCGCACAACCCTCAGTACAG GGCGGAGGGTGAGACGTGCGTGGAGTTTAAGGCGATGCTGATCGCCGTGGGCCTTCACGTGCTGCTGTTGATGTTCGAGGTGCTGGTGTGTGATCGAGTAGCACGCGGGTCGTACTTTTGGCTGCTCGTCTTTATGCCGCTGTTCTTCGTGTCGCCGGTGTCTGTGGCCGCGTGCGTCTGGGGCTTCAGGCACGACCGCTCTTTAGAG CTGGAGGTCCTGTGCTCTGTGAACATTCTCCAGTTCATCTTTATCGCTCTGAGACTCGACAGAATCATAAACTGGCCCTGGCTG GTGGTGTGCGTCCCCCTGTGGATCCTCATGTCCTTCTTGTGCCTGGTCGTCCTGTATTACATCATCTGGTCCGTGCTGTTCCTGCGCTCCATCGACATCATCGCCGAGCAACGCCGCACCCACATCACCATGGCGATCAGCTGGATGACCATCGTCGTGCCCCTGCTCACCTTCGAG aTTCTGCTGGTTCACAAACTGGACGGACACAACAGCCTGAgttacgtgtgtgtgtttgtgcctctgtggctctctctgctCACTCTGATGGCCACAACCTTCGGACAAAAGGGAGGAAATCACT ggtGGTTCGGAATACGTAAGGACTTCTGCCACTTCCTCCTGGAGCTCCTCCCGTTCCTCCGGGAGTACGGAAACGTGTCGTACGACCTCCAGCGCTCGCAGGATCCCGAGACGCCCGACGACCTGCTCCCGTCCCGAGAAACGGCGCCCAAAATCGCGCCCATGTTCCACAAAAAGACGGGAGTCGTGATCACGCAGAGCCCCGGGAAATACTTTGTCCCACCGCCAAAACTCTGCATCGACCTCCCAGACTGA
- the LOC117386289 gene encoding butyrophilin subfamily 3 member A2-like, with the protein MGVEMLSVFLLMQTHFCWGQNTLVVPSQPIIAPVGSDVTLPCQLDPVKDLRDMVVEWSRHDLTPRYIHIRRDGRDLLRDQNSLYLGHTSVSESRLQQGDMSLSLTRVRLSDRGKYRCYIPQTDSEAEVTLLIGECFEFNCKDLALNERIQIHLNCEISQECFCVFLPPPHFSCSLLFAAPLSPVSVAPPSMSLIKERSGSPVLRCESRGWYPEPELEWLDSEGTVLLRTEAQRGASEELFSVSSRLSVEQRLGNTFTCRVRQQESGQSREAQLSITDEFLEACPSCSVAWVLFSLLLCLVAAAVAFAVWKFQINKTKTMENKLKDCEEGVPMMREKEDEKIHRGDDKLAEYKEQLEKITEEKKSATELSEELTGTKEFLMKLKEKLNQYNYQLSTDLEKKKEMKKKKKEKMIMEKYAYKIEKMKMQIEEFGNIIKDVNTEMSKIEKLLLKNSEKKGKLEGDIKHFTKLVCSGLIRHTTQGRRFH; encoded by the exons ATGGGTGTGGAGatgctctctgtgtttttactcaTGCAGACTCACTTTTGCTGGG GTCAGAACACACTGGTCGTTCCCTCTCAGCCAATCATAGCGCCCGTTGGCAGTGATGTCACTCTGCCCTGTCAGTTGGACCCTGTTAAAGACCTCAGGGACATGGTGGTGGAGTGGTCACGGCACGACCTGACGCCGCGCTACATCCACATCCGCCGTGACGGTCGAGACCTTCTCAGGGACCAGAACTCCCTGTACCTGGGCCACACCTCTGTGTCCGAGAGCCGACTGCAGCAGGGGGACATGTCCCTGAGTCTGACCAGAGTCAGACTCAGTGACAGGGGCAAGTACAGATGCTACATCCCCCAGACTGATTCTGAAGCAGAGGTCACTCTGCTGATCGGTGAGTGTTTTGAGTTTAATTGTAAAGATCTTGCATT AAATGAAAGAATTCAAATACATCTGAATTGTGAAATCAGTCaagagtgtttttgtgttttcctccctcctcctcacttctcttgctctctgctctttgctgctcctctgtctccagtgTCCGTGGCCCCTCCCTCGATGAGCCTGATCAAAGAGCGCTCGGGGTCTCCCGTGCTGAGGTGTGAGTCCAGGGGCTGGTACCCGGAGCCGGAGCTGGAGTGGCTGGACTCAGAGGGGACGGTTCTGCTCAGGACTGAGGCTCAGAGAGGAGCGAGCGAGGAGCTGTTCAGTGTGAGCAGCAGACTGAGTGTGGAGCAGAGGCTCGGCAACACGTTCACCTGCAGAGTGAGACAACAGGAGAGCGGCCAGAGCAGAGAGGCCCAGCTCAGCATCACAG ATGAATTCCTGGAGGCCTGTCCCTCGTGCTCTGTGGCCTGGGTCCTCTTTAGTTTGCTGCTGTGTCtcgttgctgctgctgttgcctttgCCGTGTGGAAGTTTCAAATCAACA AAACCAAGACTATGGAGAACAAACTTAAAGACTGTGAAGAAGGTGTGCCAATGATGAGGGAAAAAGAAGATGAGAAAATCCACAGAGGAGATGACAAACTGGCTGAATACAAGGAGCAATTAGAGAAGATTACAGAAGAAAAGAAGTCTGCTACAGAGTTGAGTGAGGAACTAACAGGAACAAAAGAGTTTCTAATGAAgctaaaagaaaaactaaatcaataTAATTATCAACTCAGCACTGActtggagaagaagaaggagatgaagaaaaagaagaaggagaaaatGATTATGGAGAAGTATGCCTATAAGATTGAGAAAATGAAGATGCAAATTGAAGAGTTTGGGAACATTATTAAAGATGTTAACACAGAAATGTCTAAAATTGAAAAACTCCTTTTGAAAAACAGTGAGAAGAAAGGGAAGCTGGAAGGAGACATAAAGCATTTCACAAAACTGGTCTGCTCGGGCCTCATACGCCACACGACTCAGGGAAGGCGTTTCCATTAG